A section of the Rubritalea squalenifaciens DSM 18772 genome encodes:
- a CDS encoding replication-associated recombination protein A has product MDTLFPEGEPQSSSDQTSSSEPSLSGQPLASRIRPRTLEEVAGQKHILAEGKLLRRAIEADRFSSLIFYGPPGTGKTTLATVIAQSTNSRFEMLNGVESNVAEIRDKIAQARTWQNLRNQTTILFIDEIHRFNKAQQDVLLPHIERGVVRFIGATTHNPFFYVNSPLTSRSQIFQLEPVEVEDMVAVLQRALTDEERGLGTLHIQADAAALRHLAEKSDGDVRKALTALELASLTTPADDDGSIHLTLSIAEESIQQKAVVYDADGDAHYDTISAFIKSIRGSDPDAALYWLAKMLHAGEDPRFIARRLVISASEDIGLADSGALRVAMDAQQAFEFIGMPEGRIPLAHATVYLATAPKSNSAYAALGEAMADIQSGRTLAVPPHLRTKTRKKIASASGESDDALRYFYSHDYEGNYVPQAYLPEGRSYYTPTENGLEKRIKERLDYWRKQIDQ; this is encoded by the coding sequence GTGGATACACTTTTCCCAGAAGGCGAACCTCAATCTTCCAGTGATCAGACTAGCTCATCAGAGCCTAGCCTGTCTGGTCAACCTTTGGCGTCGAGAATAAGGCCCCGCACTCTGGAGGAGGTAGCTGGGCAAAAGCACATTCTTGCCGAAGGTAAACTGCTCAGGCGTGCTATCGAGGCTGACCGATTCTCCTCGCTGATCTTCTATGGACCGCCGGGCACAGGAAAGACTACCCTGGCCACGGTGATCGCTCAATCCACCAACTCCCGCTTTGAGATGCTCAATGGCGTGGAGAGCAACGTGGCCGAAATCCGGGATAAGATCGCTCAGGCCAGGACCTGGCAAAATTTACGCAATCAAACCACCATTCTCTTTATCGATGAGATCCATCGATTCAACAAGGCCCAACAGGACGTGCTCTTACCTCACATCGAGCGTGGAGTCGTCCGTTTCATTGGGGCTACGACCCATAATCCCTTTTTTTACGTAAACTCTCCACTCACCTCGCGCTCGCAGATCTTCCAGTTGGAGCCCGTAGAAGTGGAAGACATGGTGGCCGTCCTCCAGAGAGCACTCACAGATGAAGAACGCGGCCTCGGCACACTTCATATACAAGCGGATGCAGCAGCGCTGAGACATTTGGCTGAAAAGTCTGATGGAGACGTGAGAAAAGCTCTCACTGCCCTGGAGCTCGCCTCCTTGACCACACCGGCAGATGATGACGGATCCATTCATCTGACTCTATCCATCGCAGAAGAGTCTATCCAGCAGAAGGCCGTCGTCTATGATGCAGATGGCGATGCGCATTACGACACGATTTCAGCCTTCATCAAATCCATTCGTGGTTCAGATCCAGATGCAGCTCTCTACTGGCTGGCGAAAATGCTTCACGCAGGTGAAGACCCCCGCTTCATCGCCAGGCGGTTGGTTATTTCTGCGAGTGAGGATATTGGACTGGCTGACTCAGGAGCACTCCGTGTTGCCATGGATGCTCAGCAAGCATTTGAATTCATTGGCATGCCGGAAGGTCGCATCCCTCTAGCCCATGCCACAGTCTATCTGGCTACCGCTCCCAAGTCCAACAGCGCCTATGCAGCTCTTGGAGAAGCCATGGCAGACATCCAGTCCGGCCGCACACTGGCTGTGCCTCCTCACTTGCGTACGAAGACCAGGAAAAAAATTGCTTCAGCCTCAGGCGAATCCGATGATGCGCTACGCTACTTCTACTCACATGATTACGAGGGTAATTACGTCCCTCAAGCCTATCTTCCGGAGGGTCGCTCCTATTATACCCCGACAGAGAATGGGCTCGAAAAACGTATTAAAGAGCGCCTTGACTATTGGCGTAAGCAAATTGACCAGTAA